From Proteiniborus sp. MB09-C3, the proteins below share one genomic window:
- a CDS encoding aminotransferase class IV yields the protein MYNESILKYYMYNGEIEPTSNDEGFEKASSPLIYEVIRVIDGVPIFLEGHIERMRKSAELIGKTIKKTDEEIKQEIHRLIDSNKEYNMNIKLLCSNVDSPNQTFMAYYIKSSYPEKEVYEKGIHTILFHSERENPNAKIVNADLRQRINDEIKEQNAYEALLVNRKGYITEGSRSNMFFVKGDKVYTASAGDVLLGITRNEIMNVCKEQNIEVIEEEVHMDSLKDLDGAFMTGTSVNALPIATIDDIKLDSVNNSIIKRIAEGYLQKMQEYIKLNIKK from the coding sequence ATGTACAATGAATCAATATTAAAATATTATATGTACAATGGTGAAATAGAACCTACATCAAATGATGAAGGCTTTGAGAAAGCATCTTCGCCATTAATATATGAGGTAATTAGGGTTATAGATGGTGTTCCCATATTTTTAGAGGGACATATAGAAAGAATGAGAAAATCTGCTGAGCTCATAGGTAAGACAATAAAAAAAACTGATGAAGAAATTAAACAAGAAATACATAGGCTGATAGATTCTAATAAAGAGTATAATATGAATATAAAGCTTTTATGTAGCAATGTAGATAGTCCAAATCAAACCTTTATGGCTTACTATATAAAAAGCAGCTATCCAGAAAAAGAAGTATATGAAAAAGGAATCCATACTATTCTTTTCCACTCAGAAAGGGAAAATCCTAATGCTAAAATAGTCAATGCTGATTTAAGACAGAGAATCAATGATGAGATAAAGGAACAAAATGCCTATGAAGCTTTATTAGTAAATAGAAAGGGTTACATTACAGAAGGCAGCAGATCTAATATGTTCTTTGTTAAAGGAGATAAGGTATATACAGCCTCAGCAGGAGATGTGCTTCTAGGAATAACAAGAAATGAAATCATGAATGTATGTAAAGAGCAAAATATAGAGGTAATAGAAGAAGAGGTTCATATGGATTCTTTAAAAGACCTTGATGGAGCATTTATGACAGGAACATCAGTCAATGCTCTTCCTATAGCTACTATAGATGATATTAAATTGGACTCAGTGAATAACAGTATTATCAAAAGAATAGCTGAAGGATATCTGCAAAAGATGCAGGAATATATAAAGTTAAATATAAAAAAATAA